In one window of Streptomyces roseofulvus DNA:
- a CDS encoding TadE family protein: MPLHRRLLPAPHDRDRGSAPIQVAIIFPVVILLIFGIVQGFAIAWAHNAVATAAREGVSAGRMYGAGPGDGAAKARKAAADLGGNLLTGVSISTAGTTRDRMSIHVEGQAVSLVPGLKSISVSSSASGPIEQWTTAGGSR; the protein is encoded by the coding sequence ATGCCCCTCCACCGCCGCCTCCTGCCCGCCCCGCACGACCGGGACCGCGGATCCGCCCCCATCCAGGTGGCGATCATCTTCCCGGTCGTCATCCTGCTCATCTTCGGCATCGTGCAGGGCTTCGCCATCGCCTGGGCCCACAACGCCGTCGCCACCGCCGCCCGCGAAGGCGTCTCCGCGGGCCGCATGTACGGGGCCGGGCCCGGCGACGGCGCCGCCAAGGCCCGCAAGGCCGCCGCCGACCTCGGCGGCAACCTCCTCACCGGCGTCTCAATCTCCACCGCCGGCACCACCCGCGACCGCATGAGCATCCACGTCGAAGGCCAGGCCGTCTCCCTCGTCCCCGGCCTGAAGAGCATCTCCGTCAGCTCCTCCGCGTCCGGCCCGATCGAGCAATGGACCACCGCAGGAGGCAGCCGATGA
- a CDS encoding TadE/TadG family type IV pilus assembly protein, with the protein MTRRDPRLPRLAGKGDRLRGDRGDVAIEAVVVVPLLLALALVVIAGARLSLAGQTVDAAAQAAARAASLERTPQAGQSAAQAAAATVLAQDDQPCTSSSVRAATSGLGTPLGETSTVTVTVSCRVPIGDLLLFGGGPGVRTMTASFTSVVDTYRGRR; encoded by the coding sequence ATGACCCGGCGAGACCCACGCCTGCCTCGACTTGCAGGGAAGGGTGACCGTCTGCGGGGAGACCGGGGCGACGTCGCGATCGAGGCGGTCGTCGTCGTCCCGCTGCTCCTGGCGCTCGCGCTGGTCGTCATCGCCGGCGCCCGCCTGTCCCTGGCCGGGCAGACCGTGGACGCCGCCGCACAGGCAGCCGCCCGCGCCGCCTCCCTCGAACGGACCCCCCAGGCGGGGCAGTCCGCCGCCCAGGCCGCGGCCGCCACAGTCCTCGCGCAGGACGACCAGCCCTGCACCTCCAGCAGCGTCCGCGCCGCCACCAGCGGACTCGGCACACCCCTCGGAGAGACATCCACGGTCACCGTCACCGTCTCCTGCCGCGTCCCGATCGGCGACCTCCTGCTCTTCGGCGGCGGCCCCGGAGTGCGGACCATGACCGCCTCCTTCACCTCCGTCGTCGACACCTACCGGGGACGCCGATGA
- a CDS encoding type II secretion system F family protein: MGALWWTLCGALIAGGVLAAIVATIGTTAPKAPGRTARLRTVWTGGPGGQREAARRRALLTAAAVTFVVVWFVSGVFVAALLLGAGVVGVPWLLDAGAGGKARIVKLEALAEWTQRLSEILRLGPALGQALVTSRKNPPAALADEIAELADKIKAGWSPDEALRDFAGRLDDVIADKVCAALILSAVDQGPGLAQVLEDTSAQLREEVATRRKIEADRAKSRTAMRSMTLICAGLVLVGFLIPYTAPYATALGQLVLALLGAAFAAVLWWTRKLATHTPVPRFLVNDPRSRVKQPQPVEGP; the protein is encoded by the coding sequence ATGGGAGCCCTGTGGTGGACCCTGTGCGGCGCCCTCATCGCCGGCGGCGTCCTGGCCGCGATCGTCGCCACCATCGGCACGACCGCCCCCAAGGCGCCCGGCCGCACGGCCCGGCTGCGGACCGTGTGGACCGGCGGTCCGGGAGGGCAGCGGGAAGCGGCCCGCCGCCGCGCCCTGCTCACTGCCGCCGCCGTCACATTCGTCGTGGTGTGGTTCGTCTCTGGCGTCTTCGTTGCCGCGCTGCTGCTCGGCGCCGGAGTGGTCGGTGTTCCGTGGCTCCTCGATGCCGGGGCCGGCGGCAAGGCGCGGATCGTGAAGCTGGAGGCGCTCGCCGAGTGGACCCAGCGTCTCTCCGAGATCCTGCGCCTCGGACCCGCACTGGGGCAGGCCCTGGTCACCAGCCGGAAGAACCCGCCGGCCGCGCTCGCCGACGAGATCGCCGAACTCGCAGACAAGATCAAGGCCGGATGGTCCCCGGATGAGGCCCTGCGCGATTTCGCCGGCCGCCTCGACGACGTCATCGCCGACAAGGTCTGCGCCGCTCTCATCCTGTCCGCCGTCGACCAGGGCCCCGGCCTTGCGCAGGTCCTGGAGGACACCTCCGCCCAACTGCGCGAAGAGGTCGCCACCCGCCGCAAGATCGAGGCCGACCGCGCCAAGTCCCGCACCGCGATGCGCTCCATGACCCTGATCTGCGCCGGCCTCGTCCTGGTCGGCTTCCTCATCCCCTACACCGCCCCCTACGCCACCGCCCTCGGGCAGCTCGTCCTGGCCCTGCTCGGCGCGGCGTTCGCCGCGGTGCTGTGGTGGACGCGGAAACTCGCCACCCACACCCCCGTCCCGCGGTTCCTGGTCAATGACCCGCGCAGCCGCGTCAAGCAGCCCCAGCCGGTGGAGGGCCCGTGA
- a CDS encoding SAF domain-containing protein — MSKTAVPPATAGQVPAQQGPPQIPGAVVGFRARRRRPGMYALAIALIAAGGSGGFLAFQATGERTPVLAVARSVQAGDVIKDADLIEAQVQLDPALKPVLAAERDKVVGKRAAVALTPGSLLTQGQATARTLVKPGERLVGIGLKASQMPATRLSPGDKVLVVATPAEGQIAGEDGKRPAPVEIAARVVKVGEKQATTGDTVVDVAVPSQFGSQLAAQAATGDVALVVDSPGGS; from the coding sequence GTGAGCAAGACCGCTGTTCCCCCGGCTACCGCCGGGCAGGTGCCCGCGCAGCAGGGGCCCCCGCAGATCCCTGGTGCCGTGGTCGGGTTCCGGGCCCGCCGCCGGCGTCCCGGCATGTACGCGCTCGCCATCGCGCTGATTGCGGCCGGCGGCAGCGGCGGGTTCCTGGCGTTCCAGGCGACGGGGGAGCGGACCCCGGTCCTCGCGGTCGCCCGCAGCGTGCAGGCCGGCGACGTCATCAAGGACGCCGACCTGATCGAGGCGCAGGTCCAGCTGGATCCCGCGCTCAAGCCGGTGCTCGCCGCCGAGCGGGACAAGGTGGTCGGCAAGCGTGCCGCGGTCGCTCTCACCCCGGGCTCGCTCCTTACTCAGGGGCAGGCCACCGCCCGGACGCTGGTGAAGCCGGGGGAGCGGCTGGTGGGGATCGGGCTGAAGGCGTCGCAGATGCCCGCCACGCGTCTGTCCCCAGGGGACAAGGTGCTGGTGGTGGCGACCCCGGCCGAGGGGCAGATCGCCGGTGAGGACGGCAAGCGGCCAGCGCCGGTGGAGATCGCGGCCCGGGTGGTGAAAGTGGGGGAGAAGCAGGCCACCACCGGAGACACCGTCGTCGATGTCGCCGTTCCTTCCCAGTTCGGTTCGCAGCTCGCGGCGCAGGCCGCGACCGGCGATGTCGCTCTCGTCGTCGATTCGCCGGGGGGTTCGTGA
- a CDS encoding CpaF/VirB11 family protein, translated as MKVDAKAAGEMKRRVNDQLLAEAKLNPALAGSKVRQQRARALISEQVAVWGDAARQVRVVTPAEEEQLAALVFDMLFRSGRLQRYLDDPAVEDIWINGHDRVHLKYSGDGEPVEADPVAESEEELQELVRDLIRNSGQSGRTFSTASPDVALRLPDGSRLQALHPEITGERTFVTIRRHRLLNATLDDLVTAGAMDTTIASLLRACVRARRNVIVVGEQSSGKTTLMRALLREIPQHERFGTIETEFELWAHQNGYHTQVVPMEARESNGERVDGRAVGEITLLDLMYRAKRMSLKRVVVGEVRGPEITAMMQALTSDRPGSMCTMHASEPHVVFDRIAELYLLARGNFSEQLAYRQIANGLHFVVFMSVDESGPAPRRLVSHIWEITGIGENGRPAYNEIFRPVSEADLRAAPAAPLSPRSRRRLELAGFASHLLDQPGAHAWTGGA; from the coding sequence GTGAAGGTCGACGCGAAGGCGGCCGGCGAGATGAAGCGGCGGGTCAATGACCAGCTGCTCGCCGAGGCGAAGCTGAATCCGGCTCTGGCCGGCAGCAAGGTGCGTCAGCAGCGGGCCCGTGCCCTGATCAGTGAGCAGGTCGCCGTCTGGGGAGACGCCGCCCGGCAGGTGCGGGTGGTGACGCCGGCGGAGGAGGAGCAGCTCGCCGCGCTCGTCTTCGACATGCTCTTTCGTTCCGGCCGGCTCCAGCGCTACCTGGACGATCCGGCGGTCGAGGACATCTGGATCAACGGCCATGACCGGGTCCACCTGAAGTACTCCGGCGACGGCGAGCCGGTCGAGGCCGACCCGGTCGCCGAGTCCGAGGAGGAACTCCAGGAACTGGTACGTGACCTGATCCGCAACAGCGGCCAGTCCGGCCGCACGTTCTCCACCGCGAGCCCCGACGTCGCGCTGCGCCTGCCCGACGGCTCACGCCTTCAGGCCCTGCATCCGGAGATCACGGGCGAGCGGACCTTCGTCACGATCCGCCGCCACCGGCTCCTCAACGCCACCCTCGACGACCTCGTGACCGCCGGGGCCATGGACACCACCATCGCGTCGCTGCTGCGCGCCTGCGTCCGGGCGCGGCGCAACGTGATCGTCGTCGGTGAGCAGAGCAGCGGGAAGACGACGCTGATGCGCGCGCTGCTGCGGGAGATCCCGCAGCACGAGCGGTTCGGGACGATCGAGACCGAGTTCGAGCTGTGGGCCCATCAGAACGGCTACCACACCCAGGTCGTCCCGATGGAGGCCCGAGAGTCCAACGGGGAGCGGGTTGACGGCCGCGCGGTCGGCGAGATCACCCTGCTGGACCTGATGTACCGGGCGAAGCGCATGTCGCTCAAGCGCGTCGTGGTCGGTGAGGTCCGCGGCCCGGAGATCACCGCGATGATGCAGGCCCTGACCAGCGACCGGCCCGGCTCCATGTGCACCATGCACGCCTCCGAGCCGCACGTCGTCTTCGACCGCATCGCCGAGCTCTACCTCCTGGCGCGGGGCAACTTCTCCGAACAGCTCGCCTACCGGCAGATCGCCAACGGCCTGCACTTCGTCGTCTTCATGTCCGTCGACGAGTCCGGCCCCGCACCGCGCCGTCTGGTCTCCCACATCTGGGAGATCACCGGCATCGGCGAGAACGGCCGCCCCGCCTACAACGAGATCTTCCGCCCCGTCTCCGAGGCTGACCTGCGTGCCGCACCGGCCGCGCCGCTGTCCCCGCGCTCCCGGCGCCGCCTCGAACTCGCCGGGTTCGCCTCCCACCTCCTCGACCAGCCCGGCGCCCACGCCTGGACGGGGGGAGCGTGA